Proteins encoded in a region of the Stieleria neptunia genome:
- a CDS encoding PSD1 and planctomycete cytochrome C domain-containing protein: MSDRVAKPLGKAGRSRWRFGILLLIIASCVGDVARAEEPIDFNKQIRPILTQHCTSCHGGVKQAGDLSFVYADKVLPPDGWVIEPGDPDASILIERVKSDDPDDRMPPPHEHPDPLSPDEIELLERWIGEGAKWGGLWSLEPLQPATFSAGENHSNWPRQPLDGRVLERLTSRGLSPSPEAAPEEWLRRVSFDLIGLPPSMERIRTFTTALGRAVDAASRERVYLREVDRLLGSERFGERWASVWMDLARYADSKGFEKDPHRDMWPYRDWLIRAFNDDLPYDQFTIRQLAGDLLENPTSDDLIATAFHRNTQTNTEGGTDDEEFRVAALIDRINTTWTVWQATTFGCVQCHSHPYDAFKHDEYYACMAIMNDTLDADLASDYPTLKIPDDPARISAAVEVQRTYQKRRAERNQLGSALAGNVSWSPLVPSSVSSTEGKLRIDGDQVRTAGGTFPPGVRYTVQANASPLTALRIEILPASDNPSEWPEQGSVLSQLKLSVVKADGAVMPVPIADVFADALTGPDDPRSSLDKDAAGVGGYPKLHRPRWAVFVLRDRLLLDEVGPGAVLQLEMLQSNSVTGNLATPIRHFRWDVCDEPAWIELIASQALADANQALAQAKQAAAKVRGAALPVMQQRQAAVGRATRQFIRGNWLDRGEEIPPGIPAVFDTEHTVRNRLDFARWIVSDDNPLAARVWANRIWAQLFGIGLVETLEDFGSSGTQPFDRELLDHLALRLRDEHRWQLKPLLRELVLSSVYRQTSTAPESLRQQDPRNRLLARGPRTRLTAEMIRDQALAVAGLLENRLGGPSVMPPQPDGVWQTVYSGAQWKTPEGAGKYRRALYTYWRRTSPYPSFLMFDSPTRDLCSARRIATNTPLQALVTLNDPVYVECGRALASRATAASAASDTAASDTADIGQAIEWMYRAVTQRTPGQLEIDELIQLYHDLRDDRSGDAARDGIAPDALAIVANTILNLDRAVTK, from the coding sequence ATGTCGGATCGAGTTGCAAAGCCGCTTGGGAAAGCCGGTCGGTCCCGTTGGCGGTTCGGAATCCTGTTGCTGATCATCGCCAGTTGCGTTGGCGACGTGGCTCGGGCCGAGGAGCCGATCGATTTCAACAAGCAAATTCGCCCGATCCTGACGCAGCATTGCACCTCCTGTCACGGCGGGGTCAAGCAAGCCGGCGATCTGTCGTTTGTGTACGCCGACAAAGTCTTGCCGCCCGACGGATGGGTGATCGAGCCCGGTGATCCCGACGCGTCGATCCTGATCGAGCGGGTCAAATCCGACGATCCCGATGATCGGATGCCGCCCCCGCATGAGCATCCCGATCCGTTGTCACCGGATGAAATCGAGTTGCTGGAACGTTGGATCGGCGAAGGCGCCAAATGGGGTGGGCTGTGGTCGTTGGAGCCGCTCCAGCCGGCCACGTTCTCGGCCGGAGAAAATCACTCGAACTGGCCCCGGCAACCGCTGGATGGACGGGTGCTCGAGCGACTGACGAGCCGAGGGCTTTCTCCATCACCCGAAGCCGCTCCGGAGGAATGGCTGCGACGTGTGTCGTTTGACCTGATCGGTTTGCCGCCGTCGATGGAACGCATCCGAACGTTCACGACCGCGCTCGGCCGAGCCGTCGACGCTGCGTCGCGAGAGCGTGTTTATTTGCGCGAGGTCGATCGGCTGCTCGGTAGCGAACGGTTCGGAGAACGATGGGCATCGGTCTGGATGGACCTGGCCCGCTACGCCGACTCGAAAGGTTTTGAAAAAGACCCGCATCGCGACATGTGGCCGTATCGCGATTGGCTGATTCGGGCGTTCAACGACGACCTGCCCTATGACCAATTCACGATCCGCCAGTTGGCCGGTGACCTGTTGGAGAATCCCACGTCGGATGACTTGATTGCGACCGCGTTTCACCGCAACACGCAAACCAATACCGAAGGCGGGACCGACGACGAAGAGTTTCGCGTGGCGGCATTGATCGATCGGATCAACACGACGTGGACCGTCTGGCAGGCGACGACGTTCGGATGCGTGCAATGCCATTCACACCCCTACGACGCGTTCAAGCACGACGAGTATTACGCCTGCATGGCGATCATGAACGACACGTTGGATGCCGATTTGGCGTCGGATTACCCGACTCTGAAAATTCCCGACGATCCGGCACGCATCTCGGCGGCGGTGGAAGTCCAACGGACCTACCAAAAGCGGCGTGCCGAGCGCAATCAACTCGGCAGCGCGCTCGCCGGGAATGTTTCCTGGAGCCCACTGGTGCCGTCGAGCGTTTCGAGTACCGAAGGCAAACTGCGGATCGATGGCGATCAGGTCCGCACCGCCGGCGGCACGTTCCCTCCGGGGGTGCGGTACACGGTCCAAGCAAACGCGTCGCCGCTGACTGCCTTGCGGATTGAGATTCTGCCCGCCTCGGACAACCCCTCCGAGTGGCCTGAACAAGGATCCGTGTTGAGTCAATTGAAATTGTCCGTGGTGAAAGCGGACGGTGCCGTGATGCCGGTGCCGATCGCCGATGTGTTCGCCGACGCACTGACCGGTCCGGATGATCCGCGGTCGAGTCTGGACAAGGACGCGGCCGGTGTCGGTGGTTATCCGAAACTGCATCGTCCCCGTTGGGCCGTCTTTGTGCTGCGTGATCGTCTGCTGCTGGATGAGGTTGGCCCCGGTGCCGTGCTGCAGTTGGAGATGCTGCAATCCAACAGCGTTACCGGTAATCTGGCGACGCCGATTCGTCATTTTCGCTGGGACGTTTGCGACGAACCGGCTTGGATCGAATTGATCGCATCGCAGGCACTTGCCGACGCGAATCAAGCTTTGGCGCAAGCGAAGCAAGCGGCCGCCAAAGTGCGTGGCGCGGCCCTGCCCGTGATGCAGCAACGCCAAGCCGCGGTCGGCCGCGCGACACGTCAGTTCATTCGCGGCAATTGGCTCGATCGTGGTGAAGAAATCCCGCCGGGAATCCCCGCCGTCTTCGACACCGAACATACGGTTCGCAACCGCTTGGATTTCGCCCGCTGGATCGTTTCGGACGACAACCCGTTGGCGGCCCGCGTTTGGGCCAATCGCATTTGGGCGCAGCTGTTTGGAATCGGATTGGTCGAGACCTTGGAAGATTTCGGATCGAGCGGAACACAGCCCTTTGATCGCGAACTGTTGGACCATTTGGCGTTGCGGTTACGCGACGAGCATCGGTGGCAGTTGAAGCCGTTGTTGCGAGAACTCGTGCTGTCGTCGGTGTATCGCCAGACCAGCACGGCGCCGGAGTCGTTACGCCAGCAAGATCCTCGCAATCGACTGTTGGCGCGCGGCCCGCGAACACGGTTGACGGCGGAGATGATTCGCGACCAGGCGTTGGCGGTGGCGGGGCTACTGGAAAATCGGCTCGGCGGACCGTCGGTCATGCCGCCGCAACCCGACGGTGTTTGGCAAACCGTTTACAGCGGCGCGCAGTGGAAGACACCTGAAGGGGCCGGCAAGTACCGACGGGCGCTTTACACCTATTGGCGACGCACCAGTCCCTACCCCAGTTTTTTAATGTTCGATTCGCCGACCCGAGATCTTTGCTCGGCTCGGCGGATCGCGACCAACACACCGCTGCAGGCGCTGGTCACGTTGAACGACCCCGTCTATGTCGAATGTGGACGGGCACTGGCAAGTCGCGCGACCGCTGCGTCCGCGGCCAGTGACACCGCGGCCAGTGACACCGCGGACATCGGGCAAGCGATCGAGTGGATGTACCGAGCGGTGACACAGCGGACGCCCGGTCAACTCGAGATCGATGAATTAATACAACTGTATCACGATTTGCGGGATGACCGATCGGGTGATGCCGCCCGTGATGGGATCGCCCCAGACGCCCTGGCGATCGTCGCCAACACCATTTTGAATTTGGATCGAGCGGTAACGAAATGA
- a CDS encoding DUF1501 domain-containing protein, whose amino-acid sequence MKTLHDQVQEEFARLQTRKHFLRNCSMGLAGVWLGGQSMAADRVGTQPDASDAGQSIPHFPPRAKRVIFLHMAGSPSQLELFDYKPALQKLDGQDCPASFLAGKRFAFIQGVPKMLGPQYPFQQCGQSGAWVSDRMPEFQSVVDRVCFVKSMHTTQFNHGPAQLLLHTGNQNLGSASFGAWTMYGLGSESENLPGFIVLVSGGKTPSAGKSVWGSGFLPSVYQGVQCRSKGDPVLYLSNPDGVSLQQRRRALDAIGRINQQTFNETGDPEVLTRISQYEMAFRMQTHATEAFDLRQEDKATHALYGTEPGKESFANNCLLARRLAERGVRFIQLFHWGWDSHGAAESEALNGGFKTRCEEVDRPIAALLNDLARRGLLEDTLVVWGGEFGRTPMRENRGGREMRFVGRDHNPGAFTMWMAGGGIKPGISYGETDEIGYEAIENKVSPHDLHATLQHLLGIDHKRLTYMHQGLPQRLSNVTQPSRVVEEIMA is encoded by the coding sequence ATGAAAACTCTTCACGACCAGGTTCAAGAAGAATTTGCAAGGCTGCAGACGCGGAAACATTTCTTGCGAAACTGCTCGATGGGACTCGCCGGGGTCTGGTTGGGCGGACAGTCGATGGCCGCCGACCGCGTTGGCACGCAACCGGACGCCTCCGACGCCGGGCAATCGATTCCGCACTTTCCGCCGCGGGCCAAACGCGTCATTTTTCTGCACATGGCCGGTTCACCCAGCCAACTGGAACTGTTCGATTACAAGCCGGCGCTGCAGAAGCTTGACGGCCAGGATTGTCCCGCCAGTTTCTTAGCAGGCAAACGTTTCGCCTTCATTCAAGGCGTTCCGAAAATGTTGGGGCCGCAGTATCCCTTTCAACAATGTGGCCAAAGCGGCGCCTGGGTTTCCGATCGGATGCCCGAATTCCAATCGGTCGTCGACCGGGTTTGTTTCGTCAAGTCGATGCACACCACCCAGTTCAACCACGGGCCGGCCCAATTGCTGCTGCACACGGGAAACCAGAATCTGGGCAGTGCGTCGTTCGGTGCCTGGACCATGTATGGACTGGGCAGCGAAAGCGAAAACCTGCCAGGCTTCATCGTATTGGTCTCTGGCGGCAAAACGCCGTCGGCCGGGAAAAGCGTTTGGGGATCCGGTTTTTTGCCCTCGGTCTACCAGGGAGTGCAGTGCCGATCCAAGGGCGATCCGGTGCTGTATCTGTCCAACCCGGACGGCGTTTCGCTGCAACAGCGACGCCGGGCCTTGGACGCGATTGGACGGATCAATCAGCAAACGTTCAATGAGACCGGTGATCCGGAAGTGCTGACGCGAATCTCTCAATACGAGATGGCGTTTCGAATGCAAACCCATGCGACCGAAGCGTTCGATCTGCGGCAGGAAGACAAGGCGACGCACGCCCTGTACGGCACCGAGCCGGGCAAAGAATCGTTTGCCAACAATTGTTTGCTCGCCCGGCGTTTGGCCGAGCGTGGTGTGCGGTTCATCCAGCTGTTTCACTGGGGGTGGGATTCACACGGCGCGGCCGAAAGCGAAGCCCTCAACGGCGGTTTCAAAACCCGCTGCGAAGAAGTCGATCGCCCGATCGCGGCTCTGTTGAATGATCTCGCTCGGCGAGGGTTGCTCGAAGACACGCTGGTGGTTTGGGGCGGCGAGTTCGGTCGCACACCGATGCGGGAAAATCGTGGCGGACGCGAGATGCGATTCGTCGGTCGCGACCACAACCCCGGTGCGTTCACGATGTGGATGGCCGGCGGCGGAATCAAACCCGGGATCTCCTACGGCGAAACGGACGAGATCGGTTATGAAGCGATCGAAAATAAGGTCTCACCACATGACCTGCATGCGACCCTGCAGCACTTGCTGGGGATCGACCACAAGCGATTGACCTACATGCATCAAGGGCTGCCGCAACGATTGTCCAACGTCACGCAGCCTTCGCGGGTCGTGGAAGAGATCATGGCGTGA
- a CDS encoding TrkA C-terminal domain-containing protein, with translation MVGVISLLVTLTLSMIVTRVAAMALMFTGLSREAAKFQARSAFTGSGFTTQESEMVVSHPVRRQIVMLLMLLGNVGIATVAATVMVSVMSTSNSTWQTQVLLFTILIGGITFLWVFFSSRWVERHMNRVIAWLLKTFTDLDVRDYVSLLELSRGYAVTEMLVEPRDWMAGKSLASLRLSDEGILVLSIRREGGIFQGTPRGDDVVHPGDVLILYGDLDDVERLDKRRAGFRGDQEHAMSVEQQEEFEAEQRELLHALEAKQALESEISEKAEKLDA, from the coding sequence GTGGTCGGTGTAATTTCACTATTGGTGACACTCACGCTGTCGATGATCGTCACGCGGGTGGCCGCGATGGCGCTGATGTTCACGGGACTGTCACGCGAAGCCGCGAAATTTCAGGCCCGATCGGCTTTCACCGGATCCGGTTTCACCACCCAAGAATCGGAAATGGTGGTCTCCCATCCCGTGCGGCGGCAGATCGTCATGCTGTTGATGCTGTTGGGAAACGTGGGGATTGCCACCGTCGCTGCGACCGTGATGGTGTCGGTGATGAGCACGTCGAACTCCACCTGGCAAACCCAGGTCCTGCTGTTCACGATCCTGATCGGCGGCATCACTTTTCTGTGGGTCTTCTTTTCCAGTCGTTGGGTCGAACGACACATGAACCGCGTCATCGCCTGGCTGCTCAAAACGTTTACGGATCTGGACGTTCGTGATTACGTCAGCCTGCTGGAACTCTCACGCGGCTACGCCGTGACCGAAATGCTGGTCGAGCCACGTGATTGGATGGCCGGTAAATCACTCGCCTCGCTGCGGCTGAGCGACGAAGGGATTTTGGTGCTGAGCATCCGGCGTGAAGGCGGCATTTTTCAAGGCACGCCGCGGGGCGACGACGTGGTCCATCCCGGTGACGTGCTGATCCTGTACGGTGATCTGGACGACGTCGAACGACTGGATAAACGCCGGGCCGGATTCAGGGGTGACCAGGAACACGCCATGTCGGTCGAACAGCAAGAAGAATTCGAAGCCGAACAGCGGGAATTGCTACACGCGCTGGAAGCCAAACAGGCGCTCGAGTCGGAGATTTCGGAAAAGGCCGAGAAGCTCGATGCGTAA
- a CDS encoding diadenylate cyclase has product MIESIFLISDELRQTFRLVDAIDILLVSAFLYASLLWFQQTASRGVLVGVAALAWVYFLARSLDMYLTSLAFHTTFAVLLFILVVVFQEDLRRLLERVASFRSVHFEHGGQSLVEIDALVDVVFRMASSKTGALIVLKRKESLERLLNGGFPLDGRFSVPLVYSIFDSSSPGHDGAIVIDRDHIEQYAAQLPISPNTNKIEGRGTRHSAALGLSERSDAVTIVVSEERGSVSVAQAGTLTEMATPADLQHCLEQSFASVLGDSRPPIWKQILVDHAGLKILSLIVAVAAWFVLAYDPHTVQRTFIVPMEYRNVAKQLEIDTSAPMECRVTLSGSERDFRFLDPASLKVSLDLGDSAAGYHEILLSEQNIRLPANLFPYRIDPRVVLLKMNLKRPDPPTTDPSTAPN; this is encoded by the coding sequence ATGATTGAATCGATTTTCTTGATCTCTGACGAGTTGCGGCAGACATTCCGCCTTGTCGACGCGATCGACATTCTGCTGGTTTCGGCGTTCCTGTACGCTTCGCTACTCTGGTTCCAGCAGACGGCATCACGGGGCGTCCTGGTCGGCGTGGCGGCGCTCGCCTGGGTGTATTTTTTGGCCCGCAGCCTGGACATGTACCTGACGTCGCTGGCCTTTCACACCACCTTTGCCGTTCTGTTGTTCATCTTGGTCGTGGTTTTCCAGGAAGACCTGCGTCGGCTGCTGGAACGGGTGGCTTCGTTCCGGTCCGTTCATTTCGAGCACGGCGGCCAGAGCCTGGTGGAGATCGACGCGCTGGTGGACGTGGTGTTTCGCATGGCGTCCTCGAAAACGGGCGCCCTGATCGTGCTGAAGCGAAAGGAGTCGCTCGAACGTCTTCTCAATGGCGGCTTCCCGCTGGACGGCAGGTTCAGCGTGCCACTGGTCTACAGCATCTTTGATTCCAGTTCGCCGGGACACGACGGTGCGATCGTGATCGACCGTGACCACATCGAACAGTACGCCGCCCAACTGCCGATCTCCCCGAACACCAACAAGATCGAAGGCCGCGGCACCCGCCACAGCGCCGCACTGGGGCTTTCCGAACGCTCCGATGCGGTGACCATCGTGGTGTCCGAGGAACGGGGCAGCGTCAGTGTCGCCCAGGCGGGGACGCTGACCGAAATGGCCACCCCCGCCGACCTGCAACACTGCCTGGAACAAAGTTTCGCATCCGTTCTCGGCGATTCCCGGCCACCGATCTGGAAACAAATCCTGGTCGACCACGCGGGTTTGAAAATCCTGTCGCTGATCGTGGCCGTCGCAGCCTGGTTCGTGCTCGCCTACGACCCGCACACCGTCCAACGCACCTTCATCGTGCCGATGGAGTACCGGAACGTGGCCAAGCAACTGGAGATTGACACCTCGGCGCCGATGGAATGCCGCGTGACGCTGTCGGGTTCCGAACGCGATTTTCGATTCCTCGACCCGGCCAGCCTCAAAGTCTCGTTGGACCTCGGCGACTCAGCGGCCGGGTACCACGAAATCCTGCTCAGCGAGCAAAACATCCGCTTGCCCGCCAACCTGTTTCCCTATCGCATCGACCCCCGCGTCGTGCTGTTGAAGATGAATCTGAAACGGCCGGATCCGCCGACGACCGATCCGAGCACCGCTCCCAACTAA
- a CDS encoding DHH family phosphoesterase, translating to MKATQLNAKSVSTRLLERLDDCAEVVVVMHDNPDPDAIASGWGLKVLIDETVGLPTRVIGGGAIVRAENRHMVDLLEPPIELVDDFEFDDRTAAILVDCGAEASNHVLTRQGVKPFAIIDHHIADQRRVQTPFSDIRVEVAASASIIASYLREQKICPGAKLATAMLYAISTETCAYESHYSSLDRLILPWLMEYGEPELLAEIHNAPLQRSYYGDLLLALQNTFLYEDVAMCFLPRADGVEIVGEIADLLIRGDSVSRVMCGAVIAGDLLVSARTQYVEDNAAEMIRETMKGLGGSGGHAHRAGGKIPNVGDSAAAIDKVSNLLRDRWLDVCGVERKRGTRLIAKREIVQHLDL from the coding sequence ATGAAGGCAACGCAATTGAATGCGAAATCCGTCTCCACCCGGCTGTTGGAGCGTCTCGACGATTGTGCCGAGGTCGTCGTCGTGATGCACGATAATCCCGATCCGGATGCGATCGCGTCGGGCTGGGGGCTGAAAGTCCTGATCGATGAAACGGTCGGGCTGCCGACACGGGTGATCGGCGGCGGCGCGATCGTGCGGGCCGAAAACCGACACATGGTGGATTTGTTGGAACCGCCGATCGAATTGGTGGACGACTTTGAATTCGATGACCGCACCGCGGCGATTCTGGTCGATTGTGGGGCCGAAGCTTCCAACCACGTTTTGACCCGTCAGGGGGTCAAGCCCTTCGCGATCATCGATCATCACATCGCCGATCAACGCAGGGTCCAGACGCCGTTTAGCGACATCCGTGTGGAGGTCGCCGCGTCGGCGTCGATCATTGCCAGCTACCTGCGTGAGCAAAAGATCTGCCCGGGGGCGAAGTTGGCGACCGCTATGCTGTATGCGATCAGCACCGAGACCTGCGCCTACGAGTCCCATTATTCGTCGCTGGATCGATTGATCTTGCCCTGGTTGATGGAATACGGCGAACCCGAGTTGTTGGCCGAAATCCACAACGCACCGCTGCAGCGATCGTATTACGGAGATCTGCTTCTGGCACTGCAAAACACCTTTCTCTATGAGGATGTGGCGATGTGCTTCTTGCCCCGCGCCGATGGCGTCGAGATTGTGGGCGAGATCGCCGATCTGCTGATCCGGGGGGATTCGGTCAGCCGGGTGATGTGCGGCGCCGTGATCGCGGGGGACCTGCTGGTCTCGGCGCGGACACAATATGTTGAAGACAACGCGGCGGAGATGATTCGAGAAACCATGAAAGGTCTGGGAGGTTCGGGGGGACACGCGCATCGGGCCGGCGGGAAAATCCCCAACGTCGGCGACAGCGCCGCCGCGATCGACAAGGTCTCCAACCTGCTGCGCGATCGTTGGTTGGACGTCTGTGGCGTCGAACGCAAACGGGGCACGCGCTTGATCGCCAAACGCGAAATTGTGCAGCACTTGGATCTTTAA